Within the Enterobacter bugandensis genome, the region GCTGGAAAGGATTAAACGCCTGTTCGCCGAACATCCCGACAGCGCGATGTCGGTTGAAGAGGTGGTGGAAAACGTGGGGATCAGCAAAACCACGGGGCGTCGCTACCTGGAATACTGTGTGGAGAGCGGGTTAATCATCGTCGAAATGCTGTATGGCAATATTGGTCATCCACGGCGGCTATACCGCAAAGCCGATGATAAACCGTAATCCGAAACCGTTCGCAGGCAAACGTTCGCGGATTTTATGGTGTTAATTGCTGAAACGATGGTGACAGTCACACTTCGGAATCATTGCCCGCGCCTCCCTATTGTCGGAGGCGCGCTTTACGCTATGTTGACAATTAGTTCCTCAAATGTAACTAAAAGGTTAACTATAATGTCGAACACGTTCCGAATTTCTCTGCTTACCGCTACCGTCCTGTTCTCTGCTTCTGCACTCTCTGCCCTGCCGCAGGGCTATCCTGCTGAGTATCAAAAAGTTGTCGATGCCGCCACCAAAGAGGGCAAGGTGGTGATTTACTCCACCACCGACACCAAAGCCGCCGGGCCGCTGATTGCGGGTTTCGAAAAAACCTACCCGGGCATCAAAGTTGAATACAACGACATGAACAGCACCGAGCTGTACAACCGTTTTATCAGCGAACAGGCCTCCGGTGGCGGTAGCGGCGACGTGGTCTGGAGCTCCTCAATGGACACCGGGCTGAAACTCGCCACCGACTACGCCATGGAGTACAAATCGCCGGAGCAAAGTCAGCTGCCGAAATGGGCAGTCTGGAAAGATAAAGCATACGGCACCACCTATGAGCCAGTGGTCTTTATCTACAACAAGCGCCTGATCCCGGCTGGCGACGTGCCGGATTCTCACGCCGCGCTGGCGAAGCTGATTGCCAGCCAGACGGACAAATTCAAGAGCAAAGTCACCACCTACGACATCGAAAAATCGGGTCTTGGCTTTATGCTTTCCGTGCAGGATCACAAGGCCGATCCAAACTACTTTAAAACCCTGGCCGACGTCGCCAAAGGCGGCTTAGCGGTGCAGTCATCAACGGGCACCATGATGGAGAGGGTTTCCTCCGGTGAAAACCTGATCGGCTTTAACATCCTCGGATCCTATGCTGAAGCCCGCGCGAAGAACGATCCTTCTCTCGGCATTTCGTACCCGAAAGATTACACGCTGGTGCTCTCGCGCGTGTCGTTCATCAGCCAGCAGGCGCAAAACAGCAATGCGGCAAAACTGTGGCTGGACTATGTGCTGTCTGAAAAAGGGCAAAGCATTCTGGCCAGTCAGGCGGATATTCCCTCCATCCGTAACGATATCGAAGGCAAAAATGATATTGACGGCCTGACCAAAATCCTCGGTAACGCGCTGAAGCCGATCCCGGTTGATGAAACGCTGCTGGAGTACCTGCAGCCGAAAAAACGCCTGGAGTACATCAAAGAGTGGCGTGCAGCCGCCGCCAAATAAGCGTTCGGGCGCGGCGCACGCCGTCGCGCTCCCTGTCGACTGAGTTCGTTTTATTGGGCTGCAACACCAGGGATACCCCATGAATACATTACGCAGAAAGTGGCAAAGCCTGCCGCGCGGCATCGTCGTGCTGATAACCGCTCTGGTTATCTACACGCCGCTGTCATTTATCGTGATACAGAGCTTCCTGTCCGCTCCGTTCTTTTCTCCGGCAAAAGAGTGGAGCCTTGAATCATTTGGCTTTATCTTCACCGACCCTGATTTCTATAAGGCCCTGAGAAGCGGCTTTATTCTCGCCTTCGGGCTGGTCATCATCGCCATTCCGCTGGGTGGCGTGCTGGCGTTTCTGATGGTTCGCACCGACCTGCCCGGCCGCCGCCTGATTGAACCGCTGATCCTGGTCCCCATTTTCGTATCGCCGATGGTGCTCGGCTTTGGCTATGTGGTGGCCGCCGGTCCGGTGGGCTTTCTGTCCCTGTGGGCGCAGGCGCTGATCGGCTTTGTGCCGTGGAACATCTACGATATGTCGAGCATCGTGGTCATTGCTGGCCTGACGCACGTGCCGCATGCCTATCTCTATATTTCATCCGCGCTGCGCAGCGTCGGCTCTGATGTGGAAGAAGCCGCGCGCATTGCGGGTGCCTCTCCGCTGCAGGTGATGACCTCCGTCAGCCTGCCGATGGTGCGCCCGTCGATCCTGTACGCCATCGTGCTGCTGTTCTTCCTCGGGCTGGAAGTATTTGGCCTGATGCTGGTGCTCGGCGATCCGGAAGGCAATATGGTGCTGGCAACCTACCTGTACCAGCTGACAAACAAGCTCGGCACACCGTCATATCACCTGATGGCGGCGGTTGCCGTGGTGCTGATTTGCATCACCATCCCACTGGTGATGCTCCAGCGCCGTCTGATGCGCACCGCCAACCGCTTCGTCACGATGAAAGGGAAAGCCTCACAGGCTCGCGCGTTACCGCTGGGCAAATGGCGCTGGGTTGCCGGGGCGGTGGTTGCCTTCTGGCTCACCGTCACCATCGGCGTGCCGCTGCTCGGCGTAGTGCTGCGCGCGTTTATCTCCAACTGGGGTGTGGGCGTTTCGCTGTGGGATGAGCTTTCGCTGAGCACTTTCCGCACCATCTGGGCACAGCCCAACCTGCTGCGCGCCATCGTCAACTCCATGGCAATTGGGGTGATTGGCGGCGCGCTGGCCGTGGCGTGCTACCTGTTCGTCGGGATTGCGATGCACCGCAAACCGGATAACACCACGCGCTTCCTGGACTACAGCGTGCTGGTGCCGCGCGCCGTGCCTGGCCTGCTTGCCGGTCTGGCGTTCCTGTGGGTGTTCCTGTTCCTGCCGATGTGGCTGGACAACTCGCTGAAATCCGGCTGGCTTTCCGGGTTCGCCTGGACCGACTGGATGCGCGAGAACGTCATCGTCTGGCTGCGTTCGCTGCGCAGCACCATTTTCAGCGTCTGGCTGGCCTATACCGTGGTGTGGATGGCTTACGGGCTGAGGCTTATCTCTTCCACGTTGCTGCAGGTGGGGCCAGAGCTTGAAGAAGCCGCGCGCAGCACCGGGGCGACGCGCGGGCAGATCACCCGCCATGTGACCATTCCCCTCTCCCGCTACGGTCTTATTGGTTCGTGGCTGCTGATGTTTCTGATCTTTGAGCGCGAATACTCAACGGGTGTGTATCTGCTTTCCCCCGGCACGGAGACCATCGGTTCAATGCTGGTTTCCCTCTGGGCCGCGGGTGCCATTGATATCGTGGCGGCGCTCTCTTTCATTAACATCCTGCTGGTCGTGGTAGGTCTGGGCATTGCCCTTCGTTTCGGAGTGAAAATACATGATTGAATTAGCGGTTGACGATCTGCACTTAACCTACGGCGACAATCCTGTTTTAAAAGGTGTCTCCATGAACCTGAAGCGCGGCGAAGTGGTCTCTCTGTTAGGCCCCTCCGGCAGTGGTAAAACCACCCTGCTGCGTGCCGTCGCGGGTCTGGAAAAACCGACGCAGGGGTCGATTGTCATTGGCAACAATAAAGTTTACGACGGCACGCCGCGCAGTGAGATCCCGGCAGAAGAGCGTAACCTGGGGCTGGTGTTCCAGTCCTATGCCCTATGGCCGCACAAAACCGTGTTTGAGAACGTGGCCTATCCGCTCAAGCTGCGTAAAGTTCCGGCCAAAGAGATCCAGCAGCGCGTACAGGACGTGCTGGACCAGCTGGGTCTGGGCCATCTTGGCAAACGTCACCCGCACCAGCTCTCCGGCGGGCAACAGCAGCGCGTGGCGATTGGCCGGGCGCTGGTGTACAACCCACCGGTGATTTTGCTGGACGAGCCGCTTTCCAACCTCGACGCCAAGCTGCGCGAAGAGGCCCGCGTGTTCCTGCGCGAGCTGATTATCAAACTCGGGTTATCCGCGCTGATGGTGACGCACGACCAGAACGAAGCGATGTCCATATCCGACCGCATCCTGCTGCTTAACAACGGCAAAATTGAGCAACAGGGCACGCCGCAGGAGATGTACGGCTCGCCAAAAACGCTGTTTACCGCCGAGTTTATGGGCAGCAACAACCGCCTGCACGGTAAGGTCACCGAAGTGCGCGACGGCAGAGCGCGTATCGAAGGAAAAGGCTGGGTGCTGTGGGGCCAGGCGGGCGAAGGGGTACAGAGCGGTAATGACGCTACGGCGGTGATCCGGGTCGAGCGCGTGGCGGTGGTTGAGGGGCCAGGGGAAAATCAGCTTGAACTGCCGCTGCTCACCAGCATGTATCTTGGTGACCACTGGGAGTACCTGTTCCGCACGCCGGGAGATGATTTTGTCATTCGCGCGTATGGGCATGAGGTTCGGGATCCGCAGC harbors:
- a CDS encoding ABC transporter substrate-binding protein, with amino-acid sequence MSNTFRISLLTATVLFSASALSALPQGYPAEYQKVVDAATKEGKVVIYSTTDTKAAGPLIAGFEKTYPGIKVEYNDMNSTELYNRFISEQASGGGSGDVVWSSSMDTGLKLATDYAMEYKSPEQSQLPKWAVWKDKAYGTTYEPVVFIYNKRLIPAGDVPDSHAALAKLIASQTDKFKSKVTTYDIEKSGLGFMLSVQDHKADPNYFKTLADVAKGGLAVQSSTGTMMERVSSGENLIGFNILGSYAEARAKNDPSLGISYPKDYTLVLSRVSFISQQAQNSNAAKLWLDYVLSEKGQSILASQADIPSIRNDIEGKNDIDGLTKILGNALKPIPVDETLLEYLQPKKRLEYIKEWRAAAAK
- a CDS encoding ABC transporter permease — translated: MNTLRRKWQSLPRGIVVLITALVIYTPLSFIVIQSFLSAPFFSPAKEWSLESFGFIFTDPDFYKALRSGFILAFGLVIIAIPLGGVLAFLMVRTDLPGRRLIEPLILVPIFVSPMVLGFGYVVAAGPVGFLSLWAQALIGFVPWNIYDMSSIVVIAGLTHVPHAYLYISSALRSVGSDVEEAARIAGASPLQVMTSVSLPMVRPSILYAIVLLFFLGLEVFGLMLVLGDPEGNMVLATYLYQLTNKLGTPSYHLMAAVAVVLICITIPLVMLQRRLMRTANRFVTMKGKASQARALPLGKWRWVAGAVVAFWLTVTIGVPLLGVVLRAFISNWGVGVSLWDELSLSTFRTIWAQPNLLRAIVNSMAIGVIGGALAVACYLFVGIAMHRKPDNTTRFLDYSVLVPRAVPGLLAGLAFLWVFLFLPMWLDNSLKSGWLSGFAWTDWMRENVIVWLRSLRSTIFSVWLAYTVVWMAYGLRLISSTLLQVGPELEEAARSTGATRGQITRHVTIPLSRYGLIGSWLLMFLIFEREYSTGVYLLSPGTETIGSMLVSLWAAGAIDIVAALSFINILLVVVGLGIALRFGVKIHD
- a CDS encoding ABC transporter ATP-binding protein, translated to MIELAVDDLHLTYGDNPVLKGVSMNLKRGEVVSLLGPSGSGKTTLLRAVAGLEKPTQGSIVIGNNKVYDGTPRSEIPAEERNLGLVFQSYALWPHKTVFENVAYPLKLRKVPAKEIQQRVQDVLDQLGLGHLGKRHPHQLSGGQQQRVAIGRALVYNPPVILLDEPLSNLDAKLREEARVFLRELIIKLGLSALMVTHDQNEAMSISDRILLLNNGKIEQQGTPQEMYGSPKTLFTAEFMGSNNRLHGKVTEVRDGRARIEGKGWVLWGQAGEGVQSGNDATAVIRVERVAVVEGPGENQLELPLLTSMYLGDHWEYLFRTPGDDFVIRAYGHEVRDPQHCHLSLPEKHVWVFPKG